Part of the Paenibacillus sp. FSL R7-0273 genome is shown below.
GAGTCAAAAAATTCAAGGCCGGCTTCGTAGTCAGCGACGCCAATCTCCGTCCGGAGGATACGCTGCAGGCAGTGCTGAAGCTTAAGGCGCGCAGCGGCCACTCCACCATCGCCATCACGGATAACGGGGAGCCGACAGGCAAGCTGATGGGTATCGTCACCAGCCGTGATTACCGCGAGAACCGGCTGCCGCCGGAATGCCCGATTACGGAGTTCATGACTCCGCTCTCTTCCTTAATTTATGCCCAGGAGGGCATTACGCTGACCGAGGCCAATGATATGATCTGGGATCACAAGCTGAACTGCCTGCCGGTCGTGAACAGCGAGGGTAATCTGATGTATCTGGTCTTCCGCAAGGACTATGACAGCCATCAGGAATATCCGCTGGAGCTGCACGACAGCAACAAGCAGCTAATCGTCGGTGCGGGCATCAACTCCCGTGATTACAAGGAGCGGGTTCCGGCATTGGTAGAGGCGGGAGCAGATGTACTGTGCATCGATTCCTCCGACGGCTATTCAGAGTGGCAGGCGGAGACTATCCGGTATATAAAGGAAACGTTCGGGGACAATGTGAAGGTTGGCGCAGGCAATGTCGTAGATAAGGAAGGGTTCCTCTACCTGGTAGAGGCCGGAGCGGACTTCATCAAGGTCGGCATCGGCGGCGGCTCGATCTGCATCACCCGTGAGCAAAAAGGCATCGGCCGCGGCCAGGCCTCCTCCGTCATTGAGGTGGCTGCAGCCCGCCAGGAGTATTACGAACAAACAGG
Proteins encoded:
- a CDS encoding IMP dehydrogenase, producing MAYYYEQPSRTFSEFLLVPNLTTKQCIPGNVDLRTPVTKFKRGETPALTMNLPVTSAVMQAVSDHNMAIALAKSGGISFIYGSQSVEQQVEMVRRVKKFKAGFVVSDANLRPEDTLQAVLKLKARSGHSTIAITDNGEPTGKLMGIVTSRDYRENRLPPECPITEFMTPLSSLIYAQEGITLTEANDMIWDHKLNCLPVVNSEGNLMYLVFRKDYDSHQEYPLELHDSNKQLIVGAGINSRDYKERVPALVEAGADVLCIDSSDGYSEWQAETIRYIKETFGDNVKVGAGNVVDKEGFLYLVEAGADFIKVGIGGGSICITREQKGIGRGQASSVIEVAAARQEYYEQTGIYVPICSDGGIVHDYHIVLALAMGADFVMLGRYFARFDESPGRKLLVGGNFVKEYWGEGSSRARNWQRYDFGNADKESKLEFEEGVDSFIPYAGRLKDNLDLSISKIKSTMCNCGALTIPQLQQHAKITLVSATTIYEGGAHDVMLKEKDRTS